The genomic segment TGGCAATCACAATGAGAAAGACTCCTTTGGAAATGGAGAGTCCTGCCCCAATACCGACTACGAAGAATGTTCCCAGGAGCGCCAACCCAGACCCAATCTTCATCCGCAAGGTAAACTGCTCCTTCAAAAACAAAGAGGCCAGCACTGCGGTAACGATTGGCGACAAGGAAAGAATCAACGATGCCGTTGTCGCGTCAGTCGTCAAGAGCCCGTTGAAATACGCTGTTTGATTTGCCAACGTCCCGATCAATCCGAGCAAAACAAGAAGCCCTAGCTCACGAGCGGTGATTTTTACGAATTTTTTGGTTAGCCACGCGTAAATGATCAGAAACACAGACGTGAAAAGCAAGCGTACATCTGCCAAAAACAGCGGAGGAAACTCTTTGACCAGCATGCTCCCGAACACAAAATTACTGCCCCACAGCGTCACACAAAAAAGCAACAGCAAGTACGAACGAATCATGATTGTTCCTTCTTTCACCCGATGCATTATTCTTCCGTTAGCTATCGTACAGGAGAGTGCGAAAAAAGTCCATGAGCTGATCTGCTATTGTTTGATGAAAATTATGTTTAGCTGTACAACCGAGCTACGGAAAAAGACCAGTGAACCTTTGCATTCACTGGTCTTCCTAATTTCATTGCACCATTTCTTCCACGGGGGTTTCCTCCGTTGCCTCCAGTGCCCCTTCCATCTGCCCTTCCTCTTCTACTGCCGTATCTGCCGCTTTCTCTTCCTCTTTCACTTCCGGCTTCTTTTTCTCCGGCTCTGTCGGCGCGATTGCACTCGCCACGAGTGCCGCGTATTTTT from the Brevibacillus brevis genome contains:
- a CDS encoding DMT family transporter; the protein is MIRSYLLLLFCVTLWGSNFVFGSMLVKEFPPLFLADVRLLFTSVFLIIYAWLTKKFVKITARELGLLVLLGLIGTLANQTAYFNGLLTTDATTASLILSLSPIVTAVLASLFLKEQFTLRMKIGSGLALLGTFFVVGIGAGLSISKGVFLIVIAMVTFSSSMIIIRKLTQTIQPFIATVYSTTVGTLFLTPAALLTIEPGAQISHELWAWAMLILTAILMQGICGIVWNQQLKVVGTGKAAIFLNLQPFVAMLVGFLLLGSQVTSIQVGGSLLIVVGVIVASVQKKQSVQPSKSV